Proteins from a genomic interval of Pirellulales bacterium:
- a CDS encoding glycosyltransferase family 87 protein, with protein MNNNANNAPAKNQQRRWPLYLALAIALVAWCALDVQRRGRVDLEKPGVHKTDFTAYTIGGAAFFDGRDPYEVTNIRGWGYCYPPLFAMLVSPLDRFDPRWQVSIWFFISVAVVAGLVRECAALFKTFAPLAGYKSTDQDFPRWIAWAAIATAALPVLNCLQRGQVDVLKLYLLVLGIRLSITGATWRAWVAGGVALVAAVVLKVTPALPVAFVLFILAARVVLAKHATGAGDRLRAGAVYGGAALGTLLMVLVIPAMLVGWNANLGYLNRFYHDKLTKANDHFESDKTGNTRSYRNQSFSNAVIRLGDFIGYEFLGGADDRLIDREWRDAPSMVMDHPGVGHVLLVARAAAVALLLMAGILAVYRGDLLGQAATIALACTAALVVSPISRGFYHTELAPGVLLLPLWLLSRDMKRAAWWMAWTPVALVMAHYLALSITGRIGLLGIGTATWYATGLAMIAVGGRLEEVRESSVPAPKVKLRRPRAESLQAGA; from the coding sequence ATGAACAACAATGCGAACAACGCGCCGGCCAAAAATCAGCAGCGTCGCTGGCCGTTGTACCTGGCGCTGGCCATTGCACTGGTCGCATGGTGCGCACTCGACGTGCAGCGTCGCGGGCGAGTCGATCTGGAAAAGCCCGGCGTTCATAAAACCGACTTCACGGCTTACACCATCGGCGGTGCTGCCTTCTTCGACGGACGCGATCCCTACGAGGTCACCAACATTCGCGGATGGGGGTATTGTTACCCACCCTTGTTCGCCATGCTCGTCTCGCCGCTCGATCGGTTCGATCCGCGCTGGCAGGTCTCGATCTGGTTCTTTATCAGCGTGGCGGTCGTCGCGGGTCTGGTCCGCGAGTGCGCGGCGCTGTTCAAGACCTTCGCCCCTTTGGCCGGCTATAAATCGACGGATCAGGATTTTCCGCGCTGGATCGCTTGGGCGGCGATCGCCACGGCGGCGCTTCCGGTTCTCAACTGCCTGCAGCGCGGCCAGGTCGATGTCCTGAAACTATATCTGCTCGTCCTGGGCATTCGTTTGAGCATCACCGGCGCGACATGGCGCGCATGGGTCGCCGGGGGCGTGGCCCTGGTTGCGGCCGTCGTGCTGAAAGTGACGCCGGCTCTGCCCGTCGCCTTTGTGCTCTTCATCCTGGCGGCACGCGTGGTCCTGGCAAAACATGCCACCGGGGCCGGCGATCGGTTGCGCGCCGGCGCCGTTTACGGCGGTGCCGCCCTGGGCACGTTGCTGATGGTGCTGGTGATCCCCGCCATGCTAGTCGGCTGGAATGCAAATCTTGGTTACTTGAATCGCTTCTATCACGACAAGCTAACCAAGGCGAACGACCATTTCGAATCGGACAAAACCGGCAACACCCGCTCGTACCGCAACCAGAGTTTCTCGAACGCCGTGATTCGCCTGGGCGACTTTATCGGCTACGAGTTTCTGGGTGGCGCGGACGATCGTCTGATCGATCGCGAATGGCGCGATGCACCGTCGATGGTCATGGATCATCCCGGCGTCGGGCATGTGCTGCTGGTGGCGCGCGCGGCGGCCGTCGCGCTATTGCTGATGGCGGGAATCTTGGCCGTTTATCGTGGTGATCTGCTGGGGCAGGCAGCCACCATCGCCCTGGCCTGCACGGCGGCATTGGTCGTCTCGCCAATCAGCCGCGGTTTCTATCACACCGAACTCGCCCCCGGCGTGCTGCTGTTGCCGCTGTGGTTGTTGTCGCGCGACATGAAGCGCGCCGCCTGGTGGATGGCCTGGACTCCGGTCGCCCTGGTGATGGCGCATTACCTGGCCCTGTCGATCACCGGGCGGATTGGCCTGTTGGGCATCGGCACCGCAACCTGGTACGCGACCGGGTTGGCGATGATCGCCGTCGGCGGTCGGTTGGAAGAAGTACGCGAGTCCTCCGTGCCCGCCCCCAAGGTCAAACTGCGGCGCCCCCGCGCCGAGTCATTGCAGGCCGGAGCCTAA
- a CDS encoding multidrug efflux SMR transporter: protein MSWFYLVLAIGCEVAGTTCMKLSDGLTKPPISLLMFGLYGLSLTLLTLALRGIPVGVAYAVWSGLGTALIAVIALFAFGESLTPTKAICLGLIILGVVGLNIGGGGH, encoded by the coding sequence ATGAGTTGGTTCTACCTGGTGTTGGCCATCGGCTGCGAAGTGGCCGGCACGACGTGCATGAAGCTCTCCGACGGACTGACGAAGCCGCCCATTTCGCTTTTGATGTTCGGCCTGTACGGTCTCAGCCTGACCTTGTTGACGCTCGCCCTGCGGGGCATCCCGGTCGGCGTGGCCTACGCCGTCTGGTCCGGGCTGGGCACGGCACTGATCGCCGTGATCGCGCTGTTCGCCTTTGGCGAGTCGCTCACCCCTACCAAAGCCATCTGCCTGGGGCTGATCATCCTGGGCGTCGTAGGGCTAAACATCGGCGGTGGCGGTCACTGA
- a CDS encoding DUF4416 family protein has protein sequence MGEPSPPEPALRLLAAFSRHGAALDWARARAEQQWGPVALASPAFPFRETDYYESTMGPALDKIFFVFADLFDPSAVVDAKLQTGVWEHEYAALGQHAEARPLNLDPGYITSAKLVLASTKDHAHRIYLSRGIYAEVTLYYRDRAWQHHPWTFPDYRRADYQEFFTAARDYLRGRIKQDRR, from the coding sequence ATGGGAGAACCGTCGCCACCCGAGCCGGCTTTGCGATTGCTGGCCGCATTTAGCCGGCATGGCGCCGCGCTCGATTGGGCGCGCGCTCGCGCCGAGCAACAATGGGGACCGGTCGCGCTTGCTAGTCCCGCGTTTCCGTTTCGCGAGACCGACTACTACGAGTCAACGATGGGGCCGGCGCTCGACAAAATCTTCTTTGTCTTCGCGGACCTATTCGATCCCTCGGCCGTAGTCGACGCCAAGCTGCAAACGGGCGTGTGGGAACACGAGTACGCGGCGCTGGGCCAGCACGCCGAGGCGCGTCCGTTGAACCTCGACCCGGGCTATATCACCAGTGCCAAGCTGGTGCTGGCCTCGACCAAAGACCACGCCCATCGGATTTACCTGTCGCGCGGCATCTATGCCGAGGTAACCTTGTACTATCGCGACCGGGCATGGCAACATCATCCTTGGACGTTTCCGGACTATCGTCGCGCCGACTATCAGGAATTCTTTACCGCGGCGCGCGATTACCTGCGCGGCCGCATCAAGCAGGACCGCCGATGA
- a CDS encoding MraY family glycosyltransferase translates to MIPWLVLGAVVPAAFVAALAAGVVRRGAPAWGLVDEPGHRKVHVRTTPLGGGIAIWLGVVLPMTLGQIVLWLVTRPADTPGLAWASRIPIPEFVRPHLSGLAQQAPQLWFLLAAGTVLMLLGLADDLWGLSWRPRLAVQFGIAILVVWRGWHMTMFVNVPWLTSIVSVLWIVALVNSFNMLDNMDGLSAGVAAIASAILAAVLLITHDPQTAAPQLFVAGFLLVLVGSLLGFLSHNRPPAKIFMGDAGSYFIGFYVAVATIMATFSGGDLPRHSILAPLCVMAVPFYDMLTVILIRIRSGRSPFEADKNHFSHRLVELGMTKVQAVATIYLLTATCGLGALLLHQVDEVGAVIVSLLVTCVLLLVAVLETTVRVGQNQRTKR, encoded by the coding sequence ATGATTCCGTGGCTGGTATTAGGTGCTGTCGTTCCCGCGGCCTTCGTGGCGGCGCTGGCCGCCGGAGTCGTGCGGCGCGGCGCGCCCGCCTGGGGCCTGGTCGACGAGCCAGGGCATCGCAAGGTTCATGTCCGCACAACGCCGCTCGGCGGCGGCATCGCTATCTGGCTGGGCGTTGTCCTCCCCATGACGCTGGGACAAATCGTGCTGTGGCTCGTTACCAGACCGGCTGATACTCCTGGCTTGGCGTGGGCGAGCCGGATCCCGATTCCCGAGTTTGTCCGGCCTCATCTGTCGGGCCTGGCGCAACAGGCACCGCAACTTTGGTTCTTGCTCGCCGCCGGAACTGTGCTGATGCTGTTGGGCCTAGCCGACGATCTGTGGGGACTTTCCTGGCGGCCGCGGCTGGCCGTGCAGTTCGGCATCGCGATCCTGGTCGTATGGCGTGGTTGGCACATGACGATGTTCGTCAACGTCCCCTGGCTGACTTCGATCGTCAGCGTGTTGTGGATCGTGGCGCTGGTGAACTCGTTCAACATGCTCGACAACATGGACGGTCTCAGCGCCGGAGTGGCCGCGATCGCCTCGGCGATCCTGGCCGCTGTGTTACTGATCACGCACGATCCGCAAACCGCGGCGCCGCAGTTGTTCGTGGCCGGCTTCTTGCTGGTCCTGGTCGGTTCGCTGCTGGGTTTTCTCAGCCATAATCGCCCGCCGGCCAAAATATTCATGGGGGACGCCGGCAGCTACTTCATCGGTTTCTACGTCGCCGTGGCCACGATCATGGCCACGTTCAGCGGCGGCGATTTGCCACGCCATTCGATCCTGGCGCCGCTGTGCGTGATGGCCGTCCCATTTTATGACATGCTGACGGTCATCCTGATCCGCATTCGCAGCGGCCGCAGCCCTTTCGAAGCCGACAAGAATCATTTCTCGCACCGGCTCGTCGAACTCGGCATGACCAAGGTCCAGGCCGTCGCCACGATCTACCTGCTGACCGCCACCTGTGGGCTGGGTGCGCTGCTGCTGCATCAGGTCGACGAAGTGGGGGCCGTGATCGTCTCGCTACTCGTGACTTGCGTGCTGTTACTCGTTGCGGTGCTCGAAACCACGGTTCGCGTCGGCCAGAACCAACGGACGAAGCGATAG
- a CDS encoding O-antigen ligase family protein: MTAKRSRPVERAPAGDPLRPWLLAGTVCLFVARPLLPSEGTAGSSDALLFVLLSVVLVAVWALRVLQRSDGRARFDIVDLTIVFLVAWQGVAAYLAIDTGAPRPAVNAAWQWVSLAAMFFLVRQLVTSARELRAIAAVMVALAVTMSVFGFHQYFYSIPRDQAMFHENPEAALREAHISAPPGSRQRLLFEQRVNSSEPMATFALANSLAAFLVPWSIVALGICASAAVMRARDARVWLPAAIAALTCLACLVLTKSRSGFVAIAAGIAGVALWTIVQGAVISRRTLIAAAIIAVTLVVAAIGIGALDREVVSEAGKSLGYRLQYWQATCAMIADHPWFGCGPGQFQGCYTQYMLPEASETVADPHNFLLEVGGTAGVPAALALLLAIGLIAWRVVKPQAALIDEPTEDRPYYVYTGAGAGFVFALFIGPLATVPLGTAACAIGLLTSVIVVAALDPWLRSGRMTAGLLTIAAGAMLINLLASGGINFAGVAGSLWLLSGLALASTEKARPISKLATVAIFALAIGLGGTFFYTVYSPVLACNAALDMADVETEQAETHLRAARAADPLNAEPPKRMAVLEWLHWQSHPSAATFDRFMTSIDETERLDPHSAPLAELKGDICHEVHRRTREARPLELAIASFERATALYPNSGTTHAKLALAWADAGKTEQARAEAVRAIVLNDLTRHSDQKLPAEMVERLQSLAGPAN; the protein is encoded by the coding sequence ATGACCGCCAAACGATCGCGACCCGTCGAACGCGCCCCTGCCGGAGATCCTCTTCGGCCCTGGCTACTGGCCGGCACTGTGTGCCTGTTCGTCGCGCGCCCGCTGTTGCCCAGCGAAGGAACGGCGGGCAGCAGCGACGCCCTGCTGTTCGTATTGCTCTCCGTGGTGCTCGTGGCCGTCTGGGCATTGCGTGTGTTGCAGCGCAGCGATGGCCGCGCACGCTTCGATATTGTCGATCTAACAATCGTCTTTCTGGTCGCGTGGCAGGGCGTGGCAGCCTACTTGGCGATTGATACCGGTGCGCCCCGGCCAGCCGTGAATGCCGCCTGGCAATGGGTATCACTGGCCGCGATGTTCTTCCTCGTGCGGCAACTCGTGACGAGCGCGCGTGAATTGCGCGCGATCGCCGCGGTGATGGTGGCGCTGGCCGTGACGATGAGCGTCTTCGGTTTTCACCAGTACTTCTACAGCATCCCGCGCGACCAGGCGATGTTTCACGAGAATCCAGAAGCGGCGCTACGCGAAGCCCACATTTCGGCGCCTCCTGGCTCGCGGCAACGGCTGCTCTTCGAGCAACGCGTCAACAGTAGCGAGCCGATGGCCACGTTTGCGCTCGCAAATTCGTTGGCCGCGTTTCTGGTCCCCTGGTCCATCGTGGCGCTGGGCATCTGCGCCTCGGCCGCGGTCATGCGTGCGCGCGACGCTCGAGTCTGGCTCCCCGCGGCGATCGCCGCGCTCACGTGCCTGGCCTGCCTGGTCCTCACCAAAAGTCGATCCGGCTTCGTCGCTATTGCCGCAGGAATCGCGGGCGTGGCCCTGTGGACGATCGTTCAAGGCGCCGTGATCTCGCGGCGAACATTGATTGCCGCCGCGATTATCGCAGTCACGCTCGTCGTCGCGGCGATCGGCATCGGCGCCCTCGATCGCGAGGTCGTCAGCGAGGCCGGCAAATCGCTCGGCTATCGCTTGCAATATTGGCAAGCCACTTGCGCGATGATCGCCGACCATCCTTGGTTCGGGTGCGGACCTGGCCAATTCCAGGGCTGCTACACCCAGTACATGTTGCCCGAGGCGAGTGAAACGGTCGCCGACCCGCACAACTTTCTGCTCGAGGTTGGCGGAACCGCCGGCGTGCCCGCGGCGCTAGCACTACTGCTCGCAATCGGACTCATTGCGTGGCGCGTCGTCAAACCGCAAGCCGCCTTGATTGACGAGCCAACCGAGGATCGTCCCTACTACGTGTACACAGGCGCCGGCGCAGGCTTTGTCTTTGCGCTCTTTATCGGCCCGCTGGCGACGGTCCCCCTGGGCACTGCCGCTTGTGCGATTGGTTTACTAACGAGCGTGATTGTCGTCGCAGCACTTGATCCTTGGTTGCGCAGCGGGCGCATGACCGCCGGTCTGCTCACGATCGCGGCCGGCGCGATGCTCATCAACCTGCTAGCTAGTGGCGGGATCAACTTCGCCGGTGTTGCCGGTTCGTTGTGGCTGCTGTCCGGATTGGCGCTTGCGTCGACCGAAAAAGCGCGTCCGATTTCGAAGCTTGCGACGGTTGCTATCTTCGCGCTCGCGATCGGGCTGGGTGGTACGTTCTTCTACACGGTCTACTCACCAGTGCTGGCCTGTAACGCGGCGCTCGACATGGCGGACGTCGAGACGGAACAGGCCGAGACCCATCTGCGCGCCGCCCGGGCCGCCGATCCGCTGAATGCCGAACCCCCGAAGCGGATGGCCGTGCTCGAGTGGCTGCACTGGCAATCGCATCCGTCGGCGGCGACGTTCGACCGCTTCATGACTTCGATCGACGAGACCGAGCGTCTCGATCCCCATTCGGCCCCGTTGGCGGAATTGAAAGGAGATATCTGCCACGAGGTGCATCGTCGCACCCGCGAAGCCCGCCCCCTCGAATTGGCCATCGCCTCGTTCGAACGTGCGACGGCCCTCTATCCCAATAGCGGTACCACGCACGCCAAACTGGCGCTAGCCTGGGCGGATGCCGGAAAAACCGAGCAAGCCCGGGCCGAAGCCGTACGGGCCATTGTGCTCAACGACCTGACGCGGCATTCCGATCAAAAGCTCCCTGCCGAGATGGTTGAGCGTCTGCAGTCACTGGCCGGCCCGGCGAATTGA
- a CDS encoding DUF1573 domain-containing protein, translating to MRIWLLSIVSIVIGIVAGVGSALWDSDLLVPSPTQANSTSVLNADLPKLPPVAGPQPKLVIDAAHYYFGRMERKATGRHTFVLKNVGDYPLVLRKGKTTCKCTLSDMDDCELAPGESKDVTLEWTAKTPETRFRQEASIFTNDPRRREITLTIEGLIVDSLVVNPPEIVFTNLTADEESTAKTRVFTSLSDDVQIVGHTFDNAATADRFEVKSTPLPKDSLPEGMTSGLEVAVTVKPGLPAGPIEQKVRLQTNLADTPDPEIAIAGRIGSPILIVGREWDQDRGTIRIGTVDGALGTRRQLKLMIRGAHRQQIELKTPQVKPELLSVRLGEREELGNVVAIPFTIEIPPGSPEANYLGYTPETTGEIVFPTNQPEMAEVRLKVTFAVSDK from the coding sequence ATGAGAATCTGGCTGCTCTCCATCGTTTCGATTGTTATCGGTATCGTCGCCGGGGTTGGTTCGGCGCTGTGGGACTCGGATCTGTTGGTGCCCTCTCCCACGCAGGCCAATTCGACCAGCGTCCTCAATGCCGATCTGCCAAAGTTGCCGCCCGTTGCCGGTCCGCAGCCGAAGCTCGTGATCGACGCCGCCCATTACTATTTCGGGCGAATGGAACGCAAGGCGACGGGCCGCCACACCTTCGTGCTGAAGAACGTCGGTGACTACCCACTAGTGCTTCGCAAAGGTAAGACGACCTGCAAATGCACGCTCAGTGACATGGACGATTGCGAGCTTGCTCCCGGCGAATCGAAGGACGTCACGCTCGAATGGACCGCCAAGACGCCCGAAACGCGTTTCCGCCAAGAGGCGTCGATCTTTACCAACGACCCGCGCCGCCGCGAGATCACCCTGACTATCGAAGGGCTGATCGTCGATTCGCTAGTCGTTAACCCGCCCGAGATCGTGTTCACGAATCTCACCGCGGACGAAGAATCGACCGCCAAGACGCGCGTCTTTACGAGTCTCAGCGACGATGTGCAGATCGTCGGTCACACGTTCGACAACGCAGCCACGGCGGACCGCTTCGAAGTGAAGAGCACACCGCTTCCCAAGGACTCTCTGCCCGAGGGCATGACCAGCGGCCTCGAGGTCGCGGTCACCGTGAAGCCGGGACTGCCGGCGGGGCCCATCGAACAAAAGGTCCGCCTGCAAACCAATCTGGCCGACACGCCCGACCCCGAAATCGCGATCGCCGGCCGCATCGGCAGCCCGATCCTGATCGTGGGGCGTGAATGGGACCAGGATCGGGGCACGATTCGCATCGGGACCGTCGATGGCGCGCTCGGCACCCGCCGGCAATTGAAGCTGATGATCCGCGGCGCCCACCGCCAGCAGATTGAGCTCAAGACTCCGCAGGTGAAGCCGGAACTCCTCTCGGTCAGATTGGGCGAACGAGAGGAACTGGGGAATGTTGTCGCCATCCCCTTCACGATCGAGATTCCGCCAGGTTCGCCCGAGGCAAACTATCTCGGCTACACTCCGGAAACCACGGGCGAAATCGTGTTTCCCACGAACCAGCCCGAGATGGCCGAAGTGCGCCTGAAGGTAACCTTTGCGGTTTCCGATAAATAG